A stretch of the Methylacidiphilum caldifontis genome encodes the following:
- a CDS encoding LysR family transcriptional regulator, with amino-acid sequence MENDNDYFFQKLQGADSIELNPNHLLTLLRVIREKSVTRAAELMNLGQPAISARLRQLNLVVGEPLYRRKGHEVVLTPAGEGLMVFAVALEENMKKAEGYIRRLKGLSAGTLRIGATVTASNYYIPLSLVEFQKKFPGIRISVETAPTHELFRRMTDLDLGFVEDPIEEDIPETFQVKKWWKDKIVLIYWKDHPMAEKWQKGVMLEELVDYPIIWREPESGVRKTVEKAIEKKGLRFKLCFEVSGADAVKEAVRAKMGIGFVARRVLEHGTTDLLFSEIDPPHGIEWWINIIEPIEKMKSRAAQALVDMCMQMSHRIQDRKAKNESLKENNNVMGKIA; translated from the coding sequence ATGGAAAATGATAATGATTATTTTTTTCAGAAACTCCAGGGGGCTGATTCTATAGAACTTAATCCTAATCATTTATTGACTTTGCTGAGAGTTATTAGAGAGAAAAGTGTGACCCGAGCTGCGGAACTTATGAATCTTGGTCAACCTGCTATTTCAGCAAGACTTCGTCAATTGAATCTTGTTGTGGGCGAGCCTTTATACCGTAGAAAAGGGCATGAGGTCGTTCTGACTCCAGCAGGAGAGGGCTTGATGGTTTTTGCCGTGGCCCTTGAAGAAAACATGAAAAAGGCTGAAGGCTACATTCGGCGGCTAAAAGGGTTATCTGCAGGAACCTTGCGCATTGGGGCCACGGTCACTGCTTCCAATTATTACATCCCCCTATCTCTTGTAGAGTTCCAGAAGAAGTTTCCCGGCATTCGAATTTCTGTGGAGACAGCTCCTACTCATGAACTGTTCCGGCGCATGACCGATTTGGATCTGGGTTTTGTTGAAGATCCTATTGAGGAGGATATTCCAGAAACTTTTCAGGTTAAGAAATGGTGGAAAGATAAAATTGTCTTGATTTATTGGAAAGACCATCCCATGGCTGAAAAATGGCAAAAAGGGGTAATGCTGGAGGAGCTGGTTGATTATCCGATTATCTGGAGAGAACCTGAATCTGGAGTAAGAAAGACGGTTGAAAAGGCTATAGAGAAAAAAGGATTGAGATTCAAGCTTTGCTTTGAGGTAAGCGGGGCGGATGCGGTAAAAGAAGCGGTAAGAGCAAAAATGGGCATAGGTTTTGTGGCAAGACGAGTCCTTGAACATGGAACCACGGATCTTCTCTTTAGTGAAATTGATCCTCCCCATGGCATTGAATGGTGGATAAACATCATCGAACCCATTGAGAAGATGAAAAGTCGTGCTGCCCAGGCACTTGTTGATATGTGTATGCAGATGAGTCATAGAATACAGGATAGGAAGGCTAAAAATGAATCCCTAAAAGAAAACAACAATGTGATGGGAAAGATCGCTTGA
- a CDS encoding Lon protease family protein — MSSPLPLTRQQLETHISFTEIPYETTEEIPEGVEFVGQKRACEAFDFGLSLFKPGYNIFVMGPPGIGKKTFLEKVLKEKAAQGPTPLDWCYVFNFENESKPKALSFPAGKASEFADDMARLVDDLKIGIPAIFESDEYRTRAQEIEQEFIDKREEAFNKLREKAQKEGIALLQTPAGIAFAPFKDGEVLDPERYNALPEEEKKRIESAIRMLQEELTAILRQIPKWRKDVQNKLRELNRNYIQGVVSGLLEELKAKYKHMDKVLSHLEEIQKDVLKNAESFRTPKEAELPPFPGMGGMSREPLEYLLKRYKVNVIVDHSQLSGQPIVFEDNPSFVNIVGRIEHIAQMGALLTDFSLIRPGALHRSNGGYLVMDALRVLSHPYAWEGLKRALRSQQIKIEPLGEALGLLSTVSLEPQPIPLSLKVILIGDRLIYYLLYQLDPEFKDLFKVSADFSEEFEVNPQNLHLYCQLIASLCRTHNLAPLDKSALRHIVKQSLRYSQDTQKFSLHTRRILDLLEESDYWRKKENAQIITAGHVRSAIVSYYNRINRVQEKIKESILRQILLVETEGKKIGQVNGLVVVDMGNFSFGYPTKITARVRFGNGHVIDIEREVKLSGPIHSKGVLILSGLLAGKYLPDEPLSLSATLAFEQSYSFVEGDSASAAELCALLSALSEQPIAQSIAITGSINQLGEIQPIGGVNEKVEGFFDICASRGLHDQCGVIIPWSNLQHLVLKEEVLDAVEKGLFKIYPVKTIDEVMEILTGIPSGQRGPEGKYPPGSLNGKVEEKLSQFARRAQKFASPNLKTGTESMEGNE, encoded by the coding sequence ATGTCATCTCCCCTTCCATTGACAAGGCAACAGCTTGAAACTCATATCAGTTTTACAGAAATACCCTATGAAACAACCGAGGAAATTCCAGAAGGCGTTGAATTTGTGGGTCAAAAAAGGGCCTGCGAGGCTTTCGATTTTGGCCTTTCTCTTTTTAAGCCTGGCTACAACATTTTCGTCATGGGTCCCCCAGGCATTGGTAAAAAGACTTTCCTAGAAAAGGTACTGAAAGAAAAGGCAGCCCAGGGTCCTACTCCTCTTGATTGGTGTTATGTCTTTAATTTTGAGAATGAAAGCAAACCCAAGGCCCTATCATTTCCTGCTGGAAAAGCATCGGAATTTGCTGATGACATGGCAAGGCTTGTTGATGATCTTAAAATAGGAATTCCTGCCATTTTTGAAAGTGACGAATACCGAACAAGGGCCCAGGAAATCGAACAGGAGTTCATTGACAAGAGAGAAGAAGCTTTTAACAAGCTTAGAGAAAAAGCTCAAAAAGAAGGTATAGCTCTTCTACAAACACCCGCTGGGATTGCTTTTGCTCCCTTTAAGGATGGTGAAGTGCTCGATCCTGAAAGATACAATGCCTTGCCTGAAGAAGAGAAAAAAAGGATAGAATCGGCAATCCGAATGCTGCAGGAAGAGCTTACCGCCATTCTCAGGCAGATCCCAAAATGGCGCAAAGATGTCCAGAACAAACTTCGGGAACTCAACCGTAACTATATACAGGGAGTTGTTTCTGGGCTTCTCGAAGAGCTCAAAGCCAAATACAAACATATGGATAAGGTCTTGAGCCACCTTGAGGAGATTCAAAAGGATGTTCTGAAAAATGCCGAAAGTTTTCGGACGCCTAAGGAAGCTGAATTGCCTCCTTTCCCAGGTATGGGAGGAATGAGCCGAGAACCCTTAGAATATTTACTCAAGCGTTACAAAGTCAATGTTATCGTGGATCATTCTCAATTATCCGGTCAACCCATTGTCTTTGAAGATAATCCTTCTTTTGTAAACATTGTGGGCAGAATCGAACATATTGCCCAGATGGGAGCTCTCCTCACCGATTTTTCTCTAATTCGGCCAGGAGCCTTGCACCGTTCAAATGGTGGCTATCTTGTTATGGACGCCTTGCGGGTTCTTTCCCATCCCTATGCATGGGAAGGACTTAAAAGAGCCCTGCGCAGCCAACAGATCAAAATAGAACCTCTGGGCGAGGCCTTGGGGTTATTAAGTACAGTCTCTCTTGAACCCCAACCCATTCCTTTGAGTCTTAAAGTTATCCTTATAGGAGACCGGCTGATCTATTACCTGCTTTATCAACTTGATCCTGAATTTAAAGATCTTTTTAAAGTCAGCGCTGATTTTAGCGAAGAGTTTGAAGTCAATCCTCAAAATCTGCACCTCTACTGTCAGCTCATCGCTTCTCTTTGTCGTACTCACAACCTCGCTCCTCTGGACAAATCGGCTCTACGTCATATTGTTAAGCAAAGTTTAAGATATTCTCAAGATACCCAGAAATTCTCCCTACATACCAGAAGGATCCTCGACCTTCTTGAAGAAAGTGATTACTGGCGTAAAAAAGAAAATGCTCAGATTATTACCGCAGGACATGTCCGGTCAGCTATTGTATCTTATTATAATCGCATAAACAGAGTGCAGGAAAAAATTAAAGAATCTATTTTAAGGCAGATCCTGTTGGTTGAAACTGAAGGGAAAAAGATTGGTCAAGTCAATGGACTTGTGGTGGTTGATATGGGGAACTTTTCGTTTGGCTACCCAACAAAGATAACTGCCCGTGTGCGATTCGGTAATGGACATGTTATCGATATCGAAAGAGAAGTCAAATTAAGCGGTCCCATTCATTCAAAAGGGGTTTTAATCCTTTCTGGACTTCTAGCGGGCAAGTACCTTCCAGACGAACCTCTTTCTTTAAGTGCAACTTTAGCTTTCGAGCAATCTTATTCTTTTGTTGAAGGGGATAGTGCCTCTGCAGCAGAACTTTGTGCACTGCTCTCCGCTCTTTCTGAACAGCCCATAGCTCAATCGATTGCTATAACCGGTTCAATCAATCAACTCGGAGAAATTCAACCCATTGGTGGGGTTAACGAAAAAGTAGAAGGGTTTTTTGATATCTGTGCATCCCGAGGACTGCATGATCAGTGCGGGGTGATCATACCATGGTCTAATCTTCAACACCTTGTTCTTAAAGAAGAGGTCCTTGATGCTGTAGAAAAAGGACTCTTCAAAATTTATCCCGTGAAAACGATCGACGAGGTGATGGAAATTCTAACCGGGATTCCTTCGGGTCAAAGGGGACCGGAGGGAAAATATCCTCCAGGTAGCCTTAATGGGAAAGTCGAAGAAAAGCTGTCTCAATTTGCCAGACGCGCTCAAAAATTCGCCTCCCCTAATTTAAAAACGGGTACTGAATCCATGGAAGGAAATGAATGA
- a CDS encoding universal stress protein — protein sequence MINKILLFENLTVSLNNAALLAAKLEAELLGLFVEDINLLRLSSLPFAYETETHSAITRPLHAESLLRRFRRMASQMEERLSHVAQQLNVPWSFQVSRGILWIELVEAAKNCDLIVVSQKGQFSNFLSFFEDPLFRLLEEAQKPILFFSTEKQLSPPFGLLIDPSKDFVSILNLAVGISKKFSAALTLFLLNKPLDEVQRHRIETLTKDIGRLSVIQGVGEEPTAIASLIDEEKIGLLFFSLKSLSLEKEKLKILLRLLDCPVLLSP from the coding sequence ATGATTAATAAAATCCTACTTTTCGAAAATCTCACCGTTTCTCTCAACAATGCAGCGCTACTTGCTGCAAAGCTCGAAGCTGAGCTTTTAGGGCTATTCGTTGAAGATATCAACCTCTTACGGCTAAGTTCACTTCCTTTTGCTTATGAAACCGAAACGCACTCGGCCATAACAAGGCCTTTACATGCCGAATCCCTCTTAAGAAGATTCCGCAGGATGGCAAGCCAAATGGAAGAAAGACTTTCTCATGTAGCTCAGCAGCTCAATGTTCCCTGGTCATTCCAGGTTTCTCGGGGGATTCTCTGGATAGAGTTGGTCGAAGCCGCTAAAAATTGTGATCTCATTGTTGTTTCACAAAAAGGTCAATTCTCAAATTTTTTATCTTTTTTTGAAGACCCTCTTTTCCGGTTACTTGAAGAAGCTCAAAAACCCATTCTTTTCTTTTCTACGGAAAAGCAGCTCAGTCCTCCTTTCGGTTTGCTCATCGATCCTTCGAAAGATTTCGTCTCTATCCTCAATTTAGCTGTTGGTATTAGCAAGAAATTCTCTGCAGCCTTGACTCTATTTTTGTTGAACAAGCCTCTAGATGAGGTTCAACGACATAGAATCGAAACTCTGACAAAAGATATTGGTAGGCTTTCTGTTATTCAGGGAGTGGGAGAAGAGCCAACAGCAATCGCCTCCCTTATAGATGAAGAAAAAATTGGGCTACTGTTTTTCTCCCTGAAAAGCTTAAGTTTAGAGAAGGAAAAATTAAAGATTCTTCTGCGTTTATTGGATTGTCCAGTCTTATTATCTCCTTAA
- a CDS encoding class I SAM-dependent methyltransferase has protein sequence MKSESLNPFCHPILSLYPERLTADSLWHGHIPFAFWITAATQPHVFVELGVYKADSYCAFCQAVKYLHYPTACYGIDHWKGDENTPPLSKDQVEELEAYHYPRYGSFSKLLSHSFDEALEFFKDNSIDLLHLDGSSSYPSVRHNFERWLPKMSDRGVVLIHGTNAREKDFGSWLYWEEIKEAYPHFHFLHGYGLGILAVGKDIHPSLKALLSLEKEQTDIVRSFFLRLGEGVVALTKNEKLRKEKESLLSRIKELEEKIQESALISLQLKEKEKEADDLSEKLHKLQEKEKEFYLDLSQLFKTAPEQSTDPLSLYNSIKEKWEEQHNLIASLNDRLSRLEKEKEELLRREEEKNKIKAHPVEKIDLQSPIKTPKANSVVQQLKVVVEKEPSSFDTSENLKKIQLNLANLEKEFHTYQNRLIEEIRRINCLDAKRLEQQCKIYKKTVKKNSFFACLFNPKAREENRLFEKVLEFNLFDPDFYILQAPDVPRDEALRHYFREGCFSDLNPNPYFDTSYYLKQNPEVSQQKKNPLIHFIEEGAANRRNPSPYFDIQYYLEQYPEVAEQNLNPLSHFLIQGRKEGRLSRAILKISSRIRPSLMLKEPQPTSLCPVCGKELSLISRKKSSPDQIICPHCHSKEAEVELSKTLIQYLAPQAHCLKEVAEIVQDRQLLLFGPLKSIQEVLSRSSTVHFFSDFNPQQLLAFSKDFFDFVLGLLPQHFPMKDKELFLAIFERLKPKGKLILSFSLLNVPSEQPIKEDQTQSEPSSSVDLNWQTDLFQILKECGFNFVNPQQGVIQPPASAVIVLEKPETLSEKNHSTGSSVVAE, from the coding sequence ATGAAATCGGAAAGTTTAAATCCTTTTTGCCATCCTATTTTATCCCTTTATCCTGAAAGGTTAACCGCTGATTCCCTCTGGCATGGACATATTCCTTTTGCATTCTGGATTACAGCAGCGACTCAACCCCATGTATTCGTTGAGCTTGGTGTATACAAGGCAGACTCTTATTGTGCTTTCTGTCAAGCTGTAAAATATTTACATTATCCCACTGCCTGCTATGGCATAGATCACTGGAAAGGAGATGAGAACACCCCACCCCTAAGCAAGGATCAGGTAGAAGAACTGGAGGCGTACCATTACCCTCGTTATGGTTCTTTTTCAAAACTCCTTTCTCATAGCTTTGACGAGGCCCTGGAATTTTTTAAAGATAATTCCATAGATCTGCTTCACCTTGACGGATCCTCATCGTATCCTTCTGTACGCCATAATTTTGAAAGGTGGCTTCCTAAAATGTCCGATAGAGGGGTTGTACTCATTCATGGGACCAATGCCCGGGAAAAAGATTTTGGGAGTTGGTTATATTGGGAAGAAATCAAAGAGGCTTATCCTCACTTCCATTTTCTCCATGGCTATGGGTTAGGTATACTTGCGGTTGGCAAAGACATTCATCCTTCCTTAAAAGCATTGTTGAGCCTAGAAAAAGAACAGACAGATATCGTCCGCTCCTTTTTTTTACGTCTAGGGGAAGGAGTCGTAGCACTAACCAAAAACGAAAAGCTAAGAAAAGAAAAAGAGAGTCTTCTTTCGAGAATAAAAGAGCTTGAAGAAAAGATTCAAGAAAGTGCTCTTATCAGTTTGCAGTTAAAAGAAAAGGAAAAAGAAGCCGACGATCTGTCAGAAAAGCTCCATAAACTCCAAGAAAAAGAAAAAGAATTTTACCTGGATCTTTCTCAGCTCTTTAAAACTGCTCCGGAACAATCTACAGATCCCCTTTCTCTTTACAATAGCATTAAGGAAAAATGGGAAGAACAACACAACCTTATAGCCAGCTTAAACGACCGACTCAGCCGGCTAGAAAAAGAAAAAGAAGAGCTACTGCGTAGAGAAGAAGAAAAAAATAAGATCAAAGCTCATCCCGTTGAAAAAATAGATTTACAATCACCGATCAAGACGCCCAAAGCCAATTCTGTAGTGCAACAACTCAAGGTAGTTGTAGAAAAAGAGCCTTCCAGTTTTGATACATCTGAGAATTTAAAGAAAATACAGCTTAATTTAGCTAACCTTGAAAAAGAATTTCACACTTATCAAAACCGGTTGATAGAAGAAATTCGAAGAATTAACTGCCTGGATGCAAAGCGATTAGAACAGCAGTGTAAAATCTATAAAAAGACCGTGAAGAAAAATTCTTTCTTTGCTTGTCTTTTCAATCCGAAAGCCAGGGAAGAAAACAGGCTTTTCGAAAAAGTTCTTGAATTCAATCTCTTTGACCCCGATTTTTATATTCTTCAGGCTCCCGATGTACCGAGGGATGAAGCCCTACGCCATTATTTCAGAGAAGGCTGCTTTTCCGATCTCAACCCTAATCCCTATTTCGATACCTCTTATTACTTGAAACAAAATCCTGAAGTTAGCCAACAAAAGAAAAATCCTCTTATCCATTTTATTGAGGAAGGGGCAGCAAACCGGAGGAATCCCAGCCCCTATTTTGATATCCAGTACTACCTAGAACAGTATCCAGAAGTTGCAGAACAGAACTTAAATCCCCTTTCACACTTCCTTATCCAGGGAAGAAAGGAAGGCAGACTAAGCCGAGCTATTCTTAAAATCAGCTCCCGTATCAGGCCAAGTTTGATGCTTAAAGAACCACAACCAACCTCGCTTTGTCCAGTTTGCGGAAAAGAGCTTTCGCTTATTTCCAGAAAAAAGTCTTCACCGGATCAAATTATTTGTCCTCATTGTCACTCTAAAGAAGCGGAAGTGGAACTCAGCAAAACCCTGATTCAATACCTCGCCCCACAAGCCCATTGCCTCAAAGAAGTTGCCGAGATAGTCCAAGATAGACAACTTCTTCTTTTTGGGCCCCTTAAATCTATTCAAGAAGTTCTTTCGAGGAGTTCCACCGTTCATTTTTTCTCCGACTTTAATCCTCAACAGCTTTTGGCTTTTTCTAAAGATTTTTTCGACTTCGTTTTAGGACTTCTCCCTCAACATTTTCCTATGAAAGACAAAGAGCTGTTCCTGGCAATATTTGAAAGATTGAAGCCCAAAGGAAAATTGATTCTATCTTTCTCTCTTCTCAACGTTCCTTCTGAGCAGCCCATCAAGGAGGATCAAACCCAATCCGAACCCAGTTCGTCGGTTGATCTTAATTGGCAAACCGATTTATTTCAAATACTCAAAGAATGCGGTTTTAACTTTGTTAACCCTCAACAAGGAGTTATCCAACCCCCTGCCTCAGCTGTGATCGTTCTTGAAAAGCCAGAAACCCTCAGCGAGAAAAATCATTCCACTGGTTCTTCTGTTGTTGCAGAATAA
- the thiH gene encoding 2-iminoacetate synthase ThiH: protein MTSSCLQKLPFYTHCDRQLLSKFSALIAPKNDTELHALALEARRLTQLYFGKTLRLYTPLYLSNECINSCVYCGFSRENPILRLTLSPEEVYQEALYLWNEGFRSILLVAGEHPKFVSINYLESCIDKIRKLFPAIAIEVAPMEVAEYERMVNAGVEGVVVYQETYNFDLYKLYHLFGPKKDFFWRMDSVERAYAAGARRLGIGALFGLAPWREEALCLAAHTSYLLKKCWRATITVSLPRLRPAAGGFTPPYPMEDRDMFHFLCAFRVTFPQVGIVLSTREQPQFREKLIPFGITAMSAGSRTEPGGYTQAGTHSLHKRFKGKEMPLCESEKKGAKATEQFEISDRRTPDQIANVLKTMGYEPVWKDWETCLNRSR, encoded by the coding sequence ATGACCAGCAGTTGCCTTCAAAAACTCCCCTTTTATACACATTGTGATAGACAGCTCTTATCGAAGTTCTCGGCTCTTATTGCTCCAAAAAACGATACGGAGCTGCACGCTCTAGCTCTCGAAGCCCGAAGGCTAACCCAGCTTTATTTTGGCAAAACCCTTCGGCTCTATACTCCTCTTTATCTTTCCAACGAGTGTATTAATAGCTGTGTTTATTGTGGGTTTTCCAGGGAAAATCCCATTCTGCGATTAACCCTAAGTCCCGAAGAGGTCTACCAGGAAGCTCTTTATCTTTGGAATGAAGGATTCCGATCGATCCTTCTTGTTGCTGGAGAACATCCGAAGTTTGTCTCTATAAACTACCTTGAGAGTTGTATAGATAAAATACGAAAGCTCTTCCCGGCGATCGCCATAGAGGTCGCCCCTATGGAAGTGGCTGAATACGAAAGAATGGTCAATGCGGGGGTTGAAGGAGTTGTCGTTTATCAGGAAACATATAATTTCGATCTCTACAAGCTTTACCATCTTTTTGGTCCCAAAAAAGATTTTTTCTGGAGAATGGATTCAGTCGAAAGAGCCTATGCTGCGGGTGCACGTCGATTAGGCATTGGTGCTCTTTTTGGACTTGCTCCATGGCGAGAAGAAGCTTTATGTTTAGCTGCCCATACATCATATCTTTTAAAAAAATGCTGGCGGGCTACAATCACTGTCTCTCTTCCTCGTTTGCGCCCTGCAGCTGGTGGATTCACACCTCCCTATCCTATGGAAGACAGGGACATGTTTCATTTTTTGTGTGCCTTCCGGGTTACTTTTCCCCAGGTAGGAATTGTTCTTTCTACAAGAGAACAACCTCAATTCAGGGAAAAATTAATTCCTTTTGGAATAACGGCTATGAGTGCCGGCTCAAGAACAGAGCCAGGAGGTTATACCCAAGCAGGGACACACTCTTTGCATAAACGGTTTAAGGGCAAAGAAATGCCACTTTGTGAAAGTGAAAAAAAAGGAGCCAAAGCTACCGAACAGTTTGAAATTAGCGATAGGAGAACCCCCGATCAGATTGCCAATGTTCTTAAAACCATGGGTTATGAACCCGTATGGAAGGATTGGGAAACATGTCTAAACAGATCCCGGTAA
- the thiS gene encoding sulfur carrier protein ThiS — MSKQIPVTVNGKVITVAENSSILMLLQQLNLDHNTVLVELNKTALLKKEYACTVLKPHDRIELVQVSAGG; from the coding sequence ATGTCTAAACAGATCCCGGTAACCGTAAATGGAAAAGTCATCACGGTGGCCGAAAACAGCTCTATTCTGATGCTTCTTCAACAACTCAATTTGGATCACAATACGGTTTTAGTCGAGTTAAACAAAACCGCTCTTTTAAAAAAAGAGTATGCTTGCACTGTTTTAAAGCCCCACGATAGGATCGAGTTAGTACAAGTCAGTGCAGGAGGCTAG
- a CDS encoding 5-(carboxyamino)imidazole ribonucleotide synthase, with translation MKEILPGSTIGILGGGQLGKMTAMEARRMGYEIEIYDPDPFCPAAKVASRHWNYPYDDSDRLKDFSQSVDILTYEFENIPAVLVKKLEENSLVCPSGSVLDISQHRVKEKEFLACNGFPVVPHQVVRSVEDIKDAAARLGLPLILKTALLGYDGKGQVQLHSIEDCQRGWEDIGKPELALVEKKLDLFAEFSVIVALGYKKNYAFFPIPRNFHRNSILDYSIVPSNIEKKIEETAKEIALAIALSLKVVGLLTVEFFLTENAEIFVNELAPRPHNSGHFSLDSCLTSQFEQLIRAICNLPLGQTTLRGPVFMRNLLGDLWQDGQSPNWIELLKIPSLKLHLYGKKHPRIGRKMGHYCLLGEDLEEIISLDKQALKILQRI, from the coding sequence ATGAAAGAAATTTTACCTGGTTCAACAATAGGCATACTTGGCGGAGGTCAGTTGGGGAAAATGACCGCCATGGAAGCACGAAGGATGGGTTATGAGATAGAGATTTATGATCCCGATCCTTTTTGTCCAGCTGCAAAGGTGGCAAGTCGGCATTGGAACTATCCCTATGATGATTCCGATAGATTAAAGGATTTTTCTCAGTCGGTTGATATCCTCACTTACGAATTTGAGAATATTCCAGCTGTATTGGTAAAAAAGCTTGAGGAAAATAGCCTTGTTTGTCCTTCGGGGTCAGTTCTTGATATCAGTCAGCATAGGGTCAAAGAAAAAGAATTCTTGGCTTGCAACGGCTTTCCTGTTGTTCCTCATCAAGTAGTCCGAAGCGTTGAGGATATAAAAGATGCAGCCGCTAGGCTTGGGCTGCCCTTGATATTAAAAACCGCCTTACTTGGTTATGACGGCAAAGGACAGGTGCAACTGCATTCGATCGAGGATTGTCAGAGAGGGTGGGAGGATATTGGCAAACCGGAACTGGCTTTGGTCGAAAAAAAACTGGACCTTTTTGCAGAGTTTTCTGTCATCGTTGCTTTAGGATATAAAAAGAACTATGCTTTTTTCCCTATCCCTCGAAATTTTCATCGCAACTCCATTTTAGATTATTCCATTGTGCCTTCGAACATAGAAAAAAAAATTGAAGAAACGGCCAAGGAAATTGCACTTGCAATTGCTTTATCCTTGAAGGTAGTGGGACTACTCACAGTTGAATTCTTCCTTACAGAAAATGCTGAGATTTTTGTCAATGAATTGGCTCCAAGGCCGCATAATTCAGGCCATTTTAGCTTAGATAGTTGTTTAACAAGCCAATTTGAGCAATTAATCCGGGCTATCTGTAACCTACCCCTAGGTCAAACGACTCTGAGAGGACCAGTTTTCATGCGTAATTTGTTGGGAGATCTTTGGCAGGATGGCCAGTCGCCTAATTGGATTGAATTGTTGAAGATTCCATCTCTTAAGCTGCATCTTTACGGGAAGAAGCATCCTAGAATAGGTAGAAAAATGGGCCATTATTGCTTGCTGGGTGAAGATCTCGAAGAAATAATTAGCCTGGATAAACAGGCTCTGAAAATTTTGCAGAGGATTTGA
- the purE gene encoding 5-(carboxyamino)imidazole ribonucleotide mutase, translated as MNLDRRKDKLPVVAIVMGSRSDWQTMKAAADILDEFDIGYEKKIVSAHRTPELLREFGLSAAAKGLRVIIAGAGGAAHLPGMMASYTRLPVLGVPVESKVLRGVDSLLSIVQMPFGIPVGCLAIGESGAKNAALLAVAILALEDKELAKKLELFRVEQTRKVLDETL; from the coding sequence ATGAATCTTGACCGTAGAAAAGATAAACTTCCTGTTGTGGCCATTGTTATGGGAAGCCGCTCTGATTGGCAAACAATGAAAGCAGCTGCCGATATTCTTGATGAATTTGACATTGGTTATGAAAAAAAGATCGTTTCTGCTCATCGGACCCCTGAACTTTTAAGGGAATTTGGCTTGAGTGCGGCTGCAAAAGGACTTCGAGTAATTATTGCTGGAGCTGGGGGGGCGGCTCATCTTCCTGGAATGATGGCTTCTTATACCCGACTCCCTGTACTGGGAGTGCCTGTAGAAAGCAAGGTACTTAGAGGAGTAGATTCTCTTCTTTCCATTGTACAGATGCCCTTTGGTATCCCTGTGGGTTGTTTAGCGATCGGTGAAAGTGGAGCCAAGAATGCAGCCTTACTTGCGGTTGCTATATTAGCCCTTGAAGATAAGGAGTTGGCTAAGAAACTCGAACTTTTTAGGGTAGAGCAGACTCGAAAAGTTCTTGATGAAACGTTGTAA
- a CDS encoding flavoprotein, giving the protein MNGEKQSESFPIVLGVSGSIAAFRAVELASALSKAGYAVDAVLTPAALQFVRPLSFESVTHRRAYTDEMFWELLNGNPVHIELARNAKLVLLAPATADLIAEYALGLAPNLLTSLLLATHSPVWVAPAMNKIMWQHPAVQKNVQILKQRGVALIGPDEGELACGDYGKGRLWPVEGIFTKIVKQFPLKNFEKKDETK; this is encoded by the coding sequence ATGAATGGAGAAAAACAAAGTGAATCTTTCCCGATTGTTCTAGGAGTAAGTGGCTCAATTGCTGCCTTTAGGGCTGTGGAACTGGCTAGTGCTTTGTCTAAAGCAGGCTATGCTGTAGATGCCGTTCTTACGCCTGCAGCACTGCAATTTGTAAGACCGCTTTCCTTTGAAAGCGTTACTCATAGGAGGGCTTATACCGATGAGATGTTTTGGGAACTCCTTAATGGGAATCCCGTGCATATCGAGTTAGCTCGCAATGCAAAACTGGTTCTTCTTGCCCCAGCTACGGCTGATCTGATAGCCGAATACGCCTTGGGGCTTGCTCCCAATCTTCTTACCTCCCTTTTGCTTGCTACTCATTCTCCTGTGTGGGTCGCTCCCGCAATGAATAAGATCATGTGGCAACATCCCGCTGTTCAGAAAAATGTGCAAATTTTAAAACAAAGAGGTGTTGCTCTCATTGGACCTGATGAAGGTGAACTTGCATGTGGGGATTATGGAAAAGGAAGGCTGTGGCCTGTGGAAGGAATATTTACAAAAATAGTAAAACAATTTCCGTTGAAGAATTTCGAAAAAAAAGATGAGACAAAATGA